Proteins encoded in a region of the Dendropsophus ebraccatus isolate aDenEbr1 chromosome 11, aDenEbr1.pat, whole genome shotgun sequence genome:
- the LOC138767446 gene encoding uncharacterized protein: MKARAAAEARGAAGTRDQALGPCQREPDLLLQIPIQDSRKAGPSPAVADTPPNPPSVADTPPNPPTVAHTPPNPPAVAHTPPNPPAVADTPPNPPTVAHTPPNPPAVAHTPPNPPAVADTPPNPPTVAHTPPNPPAVAHTPPNPPAVAHTPPDPPAVANTPPDPPSVADTPPDPLAVADTPPDPLAVADTPPDPPAVADTPDPPAVADTPPDPPAVADTPPDPPSVADTPPDPPAVADTIPNPPAVADTPPNPPAVADTPPNPPAVADTPPNPPAVAHNPPNPPSVADTPPNPPTVAHTPPNPPAVAHTPPNPPAVADTPPNPPTVAHTPPNPPAVAHTPPNPPAVADTPPNPPTVAHTPPNPPAVAHTPPNPPAVAHTPPDPPAVANTPPDPPSVADTPPDPLAVADTPPDPLAVADTPPDPPAVADTPDPPAVADTPPDPPAVADTPPDPPSVADTPPDPPAVADTIPNPPAVADTPPNPPAVADTPPNPPAVADTPPNPLAVADTPPNPPAVAHTPPDPPAVANTPPDPPSVADTPPDPLAVADTPPDPLAVADTPPDPPAVADTPDPPAVADTPPDPPAVADTPPDPPSVADTPPDPPAVADTIPNPPAVADTPPNPPAVADTPPNPPAVADTPPNPPAPTLLLIHRL; encoded by the exons ATGAAAGCGAGGGCTGCGGCGGAGGCACGTGGCGCTGCGGGGACCAGAGATCAGGCTCTGGGTCCCTGTCAGAGAGAGCCAGATCTCCTGTTACAGATACCCATTCAGGactccaggaaagctgg ACCATCTCCAGCTGTAGCCGACACTCCTCCTAATCCACCGTCTGTAGCCGACACTCCTCCTAATCCACCGACTGTAGCCCACACTCCTCCTAATCCACCGGCTGTAGCCCATACTCCTCCTAATCCACCGGCTGTAGCCGACACTCCTCCTAATCCACCGACTGTAGCCCACACTCCTCCTAATCCACCGGCTGTAGCCCATACTCCTCCTAATCCACCGGCTGTAGCCGACACTCCTCCTAATCCACCGACTGTAGCCCACACTCCTCCTAATCCACCGGCTGTAGCCCACACTCCTCCTAATCCACCGGCTGTAGCCCATACTCCTCCTGATCCACCGGCTGTAGCCAACACTCCTCCTGATCCACCGTCTGTAGCAGACACTCCTCCTGATCCACTGGCTGTAGCCGACACTCCTCCTGATCCACTGGCTGTAGCCGACACTCCTCCTGATCCACCGGCTGTAGCCGACACTCCTGATCCACCGGCTGTAGCTGACACTCCTCCTGATCCACCGGCTGTAGCCGACACTCCTCCTGATCCACCGTCTGTAGCCGACACTCCTCCTGATCCACCGGCTGTAGCCGACACTATTCCTAATCCACCGGCTGTAGCCGACACTCCTCCTAATCCACCGGCTGTAGCCGACACTCCTCCTAATCCACCGGCTGTAGCCGACACTCCTCCTAATCCACCGGCTGTAGCCCATAATCCTCCTAATCCACCGTCTGTAGCCGACACTCCTCCTAATCCACCGACTGTAGCCCACACTCCTCCTAATCCACCGGCTGTAGCCCATACTCCTCCTAATCCACCGGCTGTAGCCGACACTCCTCCTAATCCACCGACTGTAGCCCACACTCCTCCTAATCCACCGGCTGTAGCCCATACTCCTCCTAATCCACCGGCTGTAGCCGACACTCCTCCTAATCCACCGACTGTAGCCCACACTCCTCCTAATCCACCGGCTGTAGCCCACACTCCTCCTAATCCACCGGCTGTAGCCCATACTCCTCCTGATCCACCGGCTGTAGCCAACACTCCTCCTGATCCACCGTCTGTAGCAGACACTCCTCCTGATCCACTGGCTGTAGCCGACACTCCTCCTGATCCACTGGCTGTAGCCGACACTCCTCCTGATCCACCGGCTGTAGCCGACACTCCTGATCCACCGGCTGTAGCTGACACTCCTCCTGATCCACCGGCTGTAGCCGACACTCCTCCTGATCCACCGTCTGTAGCCGACACTCCTCCTGATCCACCGGCTGTAGCCGACACTATTCCTAATCCACCGGCTGTAGCCGACACTCCTCCTAATCCACCGGCTGTAGCCGACACTCCTCCTAATCCACCGGCTGTAGCCGACACTCCTCCTAATCCACTGGCTGTAGCCGACACTCCTCCTAATCCACCGGCTGTAGCCCATACTCCTCCTGATCCACCGGCTGTAGCCAACACTCCTCCTGATCCACCGTCTGTAGCAGACACTCCTCCTGATCCACTGGCTGTAGCCGACACTCCTCCTGATCCACTGGCTGTAGCCGACACTCCTCCTGATCCACCGGCTGTAGCCGACACTCCTGATCCACCGGCTGTAGCTGACACTCCTCCTGATCCACCGGCTGTAGCCGACACTCCTCCTGATCCACCGTCTGTAGCCGACACTCCTCCTGATCCACCGGCTGTAGCCGACACTATTCCTAATCCACCGGCTGTAGCCGACACTCCTCCTAATCCACCGGCTGTAGCCGACACTCCTCCTAATCCACCGGCTGTAGCCGACACTCCTCCTAATCCACCGGCT CCGACACTCCTCCTAATCCACCGGCTGTAG